A genomic segment from Streptomyces sp. NBC_00237 encodes:
- a CDS encoding UvrD-helicase domain-containing protein: MPHLAFDIAFCAQLSKLQGPVRQGVFDAWEKFERLTLDQLFKDPGLKLESLKQARDPHIRTIRIAQGTRGVVLAPASGQTYVLLRVMPHDKAIAWAVKQTASINTVTRAVEIRDIEVLDQLTPAYERIAPAPDQRLFAKISDGDMAALGIDGTTLRQARVLTNQEQLEVFAPHFPQDQREVLEYLASGFTVEEVWRDLVSVSLAPTAHTAEPVDPKDYDAAIRATSTRIAFVTASDELREILEKPFAAWRIFLHPSQHKMAYRASYSGPAQVTGGPGTGKTVVALHRVRHLLRHLRDGDRILLTTYTNALVAALRSGLASLVEDADLRARVDVMTVDAFAGRTLSTARKPLHGGEEQTRWEQAARATGFTGTAQFLAQEYKHVVLAQNLRTLQEYEAAERKGRGSALPVAERALVWRTVEQFTGRLAADGLRTYLGTCAEAADKLRADGPRYRHIVVDEAQDLHPAQWRLLRAAAPARPDDLFIAGDPHQRIYDSKVSLKALDINVAGRSTKMRKNYRSTHEILSWSTALLVGRPFEQLADDARNETLLGYRSALHGNGPEVHAAASEEGELDALVERVRRWVGGGIPPGDIGVSARFNKTCDQAADRLRAAGLPAVRLRANAPDEVDAVRVGTMHSFKGLEFRCVAVIGAHDGAVPYPGAITSADVDRLQYEADMTAERCLLFVACTRARDGLYVSWRGTPSPFLTDAGAV; encoded by the coding sequence ATGCCCCACCTCGCCTTCGACATCGCCTTCTGCGCCCAGCTCAGCAAGTTGCAGGGGCCTGTCAGGCAAGGGGTGTTCGACGCGTGGGAAAAGTTCGAACGGCTCACCCTGGACCAGCTCTTCAAGGACCCGGGGCTGAAACTGGAGTCCCTGAAGCAGGCCCGCGACCCTCACATTCGTACGATCCGCATCGCCCAGGGCACTCGGGGTGTCGTCCTCGCACCGGCCAGCGGGCAGACCTACGTACTCCTGCGGGTGATGCCCCACGACAAGGCCATCGCCTGGGCGGTCAAACAGACGGCGAGCATCAACACGGTCACCCGGGCGGTCGAGATCCGCGACATCGAGGTGCTCGACCAACTCACGCCCGCGTACGAGCGCATCGCACCCGCCCCCGACCAAAGGCTGTTCGCCAAGATCTCCGACGGCGACATGGCGGCCCTCGGCATCGACGGGACCACCCTGCGCCAGGCCCGCGTGCTGACCAACCAGGAACAACTGGAGGTGTTCGCGCCGCACTTCCCGCAGGATCAGCGCGAAGTCCTGGAGTATCTGGCCTCGGGCTTCACTGTGGAGGAGGTGTGGCGCGACCTGGTTTCGGTCAGCCTCGCCCCCACCGCGCACACCGCGGAGCCGGTGGACCCGAAGGACTACGACGCCGCGATCCGCGCCACTTCCACCCGTATCGCCTTCGTCACCGCCTCCGACGAGCTCCGGGAGATCCTGGAGAAGCCGTTCGCGGCCTGGCGGATCTTCCTCCACCCCTCCCAGCACAAGATGGCCTACCGCGCTTCCTACTCCGGCCCTGCCCAGGTCACGGGCGGTCCTGGCACCGGAAAGACGGTAGTCGCCCTGCACCGCGTACGGCACTTGCTGCGCCACCTGCGCGACGGGGACCGCATCCTGCTGACCACGTACACCAACGCACTCGTGGCGGCACTGCGCAGCGGCCTCGCTTCGCTCGTCGAGGACGCGGACCTGCGCGCGAGGGTCGACGTCATGACGGTCGACGCCTTCGCCGGCCGGACCCTCTCCACCGCGCGCAAACCGCTGCACGGCGGAGAGGAGCAGACCCGCTGGGAACAAGCGGCCCGCGCCACCGGCTTCACCGGCACGGCGCAGTTCCTGGCGCAGGAGTACAAGCACGTGGTGCTCGCTCAGAACCTCCGCACACTCCAGGAATACGAAGCGGCGGAACGCAAGGGCCGCGGCAGCGCGCTCCCCGTCGCTGAGCGCGCGTTGGTGTGGCGCACCGTCGAACAGTTCACCGGAAGACTGGCCGCCGACGGACTGCGCACCTACCTCGGAACCTGCGCGGAGGCAGCCGACAAGCTGAGGGCCGACGGCCCCCGCTACCGGCACATCGTCGTCGACGAAGCCCAGGACCTCCACCCGGCGCAGTGGCGTCTGCTGCGTGCCGCGGCCCCGGCCCGCCCGGACGACCTGTTCATCGCGGGAGATCCGCACCAGCGCATCTACGACTCCAAGGTCTCCCTGAAGGCCCTCGACATCAACGTCGCCGGCCGCTCCACCAAGATGCGCAAGAACTACCGCAGCACGCACGAGATCCTCAGCTGGTCCACCGCTCTCCTCGTCGGCCGTCCCTTCGAACAGCTTGCAGACGATGCCCGGAACGAAACCCTGCTCGGTTATCGCTCGGCGCTACACGGCAACGGCCCCGAGGTACATGCTGCGGCCTCCGAGGAAGGCGAACTCGATGCACTGGTCGAGCGGGTTCGACGCTGGGTGGGCGGGGGGATTCCGCCCGGCGACATCGGAGTGAGCGCCCGCTTCAACAAAACCTGCGACCAGGCCGCCGATCGGCTGCGTGCCGCCGGCCTCCCCGCGGTGCGCCTCCGGGCGAACGCCCCGGACGAAGTGGACGCGGTACGCGTCGGCACCATGCACTCCTTCAAGGGCCTGGAATTCCGCTGCGTAGCGGTCATCGGAGCGCACGACGGCGCAGTGCCGTACCCCGGAGCAATCACTTCTGCCGACGTGGACCGACTCCAGTACGAAGCGGACATGACAGCCGAGCGCTGCCTGCTCTTCGTCGCCTGCACCCGGGCCCGCGACGGCCTCTACGTCTCCTGGCGGGGCACACCGAGCCCGTTCCTGACGGATGCCGGGGCTGTCTGA
- a CDS encoding AIPR family protein, whose translation MRTTYEHLLDVSDLEGRPPQERDPRLLSRALTAQAVRIVTGFSPQEAAFTVIDGMADQGIDAIAVVDGPQKHVYLVQAKWSKNGRASCDRAAVQELLTGLRLIDDEDFAEFNPRGRQLAEHAKTVMSSGPVPVTQVIVLMRADDVTDGFRQALDVGEREFNRNGDVLDHRLILGPEVWASVRQDLAPKSVDLTVELHPWFSVSSPYESYQGIVPAECVAQWMEHGADLFNLNIRNPLGRTPINNALTGTLVEEPANFWYFNNGVTVLCESVEKTHQSMRAPERFPLGLTLRNASVVNGAQTVRSVAEALEHDEDAASAQVGVRIIVTGGRQEFAKEVTQATNRQNRVEPRDFIALDPVQASIMEEMRAELGLEYSVRRSELEPQEEIGCSVVEAACALACAHVDSQYAARMAVTLDVLWERGSQGIYDILFRPQPSAYLLWNAVQILRAVRRTLHRLRSRYEGRGAALTEHGVYLLTHLVFRLLDTEAIDEPDPELEWCTTATEQVPVLVEQLLPVLAAVIDERYTARSQIRAVCADPVRCREVTDDTIGILTAPKGRSVPDTYRRSRTQRKRRRPNAVSVLIDQGLLENGTPLFLHCPYPIEVDALQEWLAEDERRARGTWVNHRSKPVLWAADGQQYSPSGLVSHMWELAGWKKRPVANQGTARWKTSAGETLADLAWRALDALEETPEGEAAAD comes from the coding sequence TTGCGCACCACGTACGAGCACCTGCTCGACGTCAGCGACTTGGAGGGCCGGCCGCCGCAGGAACGCGACCCGCGCCTGCTCTCCCGTGCGCTGACCGCGCAGGCCGTCCGAATCGTCACCGGATTCAGCCCCCAGGAAGCGGCGTTCACCGTCATTGACGGAATGGCTGATCAGGGCATCGACGCCATTGCCGTTGTGGACGGGCCGCAGAAGCACGTCTACCTGGTACAGGCGAAGTGGAGCAAGAACGGCCGGGCCTCCTGCGACCGGGCGGCCGTCCAGGAGTTGCTCACCGGCCTGCGCCTCATCGACGACGAGGACTTCGCCGAGTTCAACCCGCGCGGCCGGCAACTGGCCGAGCACGCCAAGACGGTGATGTCGAGCGGGCCCGTCCCTGTCACTCAAGTCATCGTCCTCATGCGCGCCGACGACGTCACCGACGGGTTCCGGCAGGCGCTGGACGTGGGGGAGCGCGAGTTCAATCGCAACGGGGACGTCCTCGACCACCGTCTCATCCTGGGTCCGGAGGTGTGGGCGTCCGTACGCCAGGACCTCGCTCCCAAGTCCGTCGATCTCACCGTGGAACTCCACCCCTGGTTCTCCGTGAGCTCGCCCTACGAGTCCTACCAGGGGATTGTCCCGGCGGAGTGCGTGGCGCAGTGGATGGAGCACGGTGCGGACCTGTTCAACCTCAACATCCGCAACCCCTTGGGCAGGACGCCGATCAACAACGCGCTCACCGGAACCCTCGTCGAGGAACCCGCGAACTTCTGGTACTTCAACAACGGCGTCACCGTGCTGTGCGAATCCGTCGAGAAGACGCACCAGTCCATGCGAGCCCCCGAACGGTTCCCTCTCGGTCTCACCCTGCGCAACGCCAGCGTGGTGAACGGGGCACAGACCGTCCGCTCGGTCGCAGAGGCGTTGGAACACGACGAGGATGCCGCGTCGGCACAAGTCGGAGTGCGCATCATCGTGACGGGAGGCAGGCAGGAGTTCGCCAAGGAAGTCACTCAGGCGACGAACCGGCAGAACCGTGTCGAGCCCCGTGACTTCATCGCGCTCGACCCCGTACAGGCATCGATCATGGAGGAGATGCGGGCCGAACTGGGCCTTGAGTACAGCGTCAGGCGAAGCGAACTCGAACCGCAGGAGGAGATTGGCTGCTCCGTGGTGGAGGCGGCCTGCGCACTGGCCTGCGCGCATGTGGACAGCCAGTACGCGGCCCGGATGGCCGTCACCCTCGACGTACTGTGGGAGCGGGGTTCGCAGGGCATCTACGACATCCTCTTCCGCCCCCAGCCGAGCGCCTACCTCCTGTGGAACGCGGTACAGATACTGCGTGCCGTGCGACGGACGCTTCACCGGCTGCGTTCGCGGTACGAGGGGCGCGGAGCGGCCCTGACCGAGCACGGCGTCTACCTGCTGACCCATCTCGTCTTCCGTCTGCTGGACACGGAAGCCATCGATGAACCCGACCCGGAGCTGGAGTGGTGCACCACCGCTACGGAACAAGTACCGGTCCTCGTCGAGCAGCTGCTGCCGGTCCTGGCCGCCGTGATCGACGAGCGGTACACGGCGCGGTCGCAGATCCGTGCCGTGTGCGCGGACCCCGTACGCTGCCGCGAAGTCACCGACGACACCATCGGCATCCTGACGGCACCCAAGGGCCGCAGCGTGCCCGACACGTACCGTCGTAGCCGGACCCAGCGCAAGCGCCGCAGGCCCAATGCGGTCTCGGTGCTCATCGATCAAGGGCTTCTGGAGAACGGGACGCCGCTCTTCCTCCACTGCCCTTACCCGATCGAAGTGGACGCCTTGCAGGAGTGGCTGGCGGAGGACGAACGGCGAGCGCGGGGGACCTGGGTCAATCACCGCTCCAAGCCGGTCCTGTGGGCGGCCGACGGCCAGCAGTACTCGCCGTCCGGTCTCGTCAGTCACATGTGGGAGCTGGCCGGCTGGAAGAAGCGGCCCGTGGCCAACCAGGGGACCGCCCGGTGGAAGACCTCCGCCGGAGAGACGCTCGCCGACCTGGCCTGGCGGGCGCTCGATGCTCTGGAGGAGACACCCGAGGGCGAAGCGGCGGCCGACTGA
- a CDS encoding serine/threonine-protein kinase, which translates to MPNKPIAGRYELLEPLSHGGMGDVWRGYDAVLDRPVAVKLVRQQSVTSPELAEEFAKRFKREARITARIQHPGVPQVFDAVLDDTYEHLYLVMELVDGVPLTAYIPADPRQQAQPLPIGWAAAVAAQVTTVLSWAHDVPVIHRDLKPSNILVARDGTVKVLDFGIAAMLRTDITKLTATGSPIGTYQYMSPEQVRGGRITPQADLYALGCVLHELLSGHLVFAAESEYLLMFQHVNEAPTPLRRLRQDVPVPLEALVLHLLRKAPEERPADIQEVYERLQPFLPVPGDQALPHEQAPRHVPDPTGIFRRPYAPRPRAEAPAPQPAAVPEQPAAPAPLPEALRAQIREVRAHYDALMEEERFSQAAEVVGEMVELAARPLGSDNKVVLGLRMRRAVSLLLGGDFRAALPEFETLADAYARTGGPSSKSALNCRAQAARCRAELGQATDALHALRDVLAAVRVVEGDVSEDAVVLRRDIAMLLLAQGRAAEALELLEPLHADLLLVFGSDDELTVEIAETLAVVRLDLDGPTSG; encoded by the coding sequence GTGCCGAACAAGCCGATCGCGGGACGCTACGAACTCCTGGAACCACTCAGCCACGGCGGCATGGGCGACGTGTGGCGAGGGTACGACGCCGTCCTCGATCGGCCCGTCGCCGTCAAACTGGTCCGGCAGCAGTCGGTCACCTCGCCCGAGCTCGCCGAGGAGTTCGCCAAGCGATTCAAGCGCGAGGCCCGCATCACCGCCCGCATCCAGCACCCCGGTGTACCCCAGGTGTTCGACGCCGTACTCGACGACACGTACGAGCACCTGTATCTGGTGATGGAGCTCGTGGACGGGGTGCCGCTCACCGCCTACATCCCCGCCGACCCCCGGCAGCAGGCCCAGCCACTGCCCATCGGCTGGGCCGCCGCCGTCGCCGCCCAGGTGACCACCGTGCTGTCCTGGGCGCACGACGTCCCGGTGATCCACCGCGACCTGAAGCCGAGCAACATCCTCGTCGCCCGCGACGGCACGGTGAAGGTCCTCGACTTCGGCATCGCCGCCATGCTGCGCACCGACATCACCAAACTCACCGCGACCGGCAGTCCCATCGGCACCTACCAGTACATGTCGCCGGAACAGGTGCGCGGCGGCCGGATCACCCCGCAGGCCGACCTCTACGCACTGGGCTGCGTTCTGCACGAACTCCTCAGCGGACACTTGGTCTTCGCTGCCGAGAGCGAATACCTTCTGATGTTCCAGCACGTCAACGAGGCCCCGACCCCTCTTCGTCGACTGCGCCAAGACGTACCGGTGCCCTTGGAGGCCCTCGTCCTGCACCTGCTGCGCAAGGCCCCCGAGGAGCGGCCCGCGGACATTCAGGAGGTGTACGAGCGACTCCAGCCCTTCCTGCCCGTGCCCGGTGACCAGGCCCTGCCCCATGAACAGGCGCCGCGCCACGTCCCCGACCCCACCGGCATCTTCCGCCGCCCGTACGCACCCCGCCCTCGCGCCGAGGCGCCCGCGCCGCAGCCCGCCGCGGTCCCGGAACAGCCCGCAGCGCCCGCGCCGCTGCCGGAGGCATTGCGGGCGCAGATCAGGGAAGTGCGTGCGCACTACGACGCGTTGATGGAGGAGGAGCGCTTCTCCCAAGCCGCCGAGGTGGTCGGCGAAATGGTCGAGCTCGCTGCTCGCCCCCTGGGCAGTGACAACAAGGTGGTCCTGGGGTTGCGTATGCGCCGCGCAGTGAGCTTGTTGCTCGGCGGGGACTTCCGGGCGGCGCTGCCCGAGTTCGAGACTCTCGCCGATGCTTATGCAAGGACGGGTGGGCCCTCCAGTAAGTCGGCCCTCAACTGCCGGGCGCAGGCCGCCCGTTGTCGTGCCGAACTCGGCCAGGCCACCGACGCGCTGCACGCGCTGCGGGATGTGCTCGCAGCCGTACGGGTCGTCGAAGGGGACGTCAGTGAGGACGCCGTCGTGCTGCGTCGCGACATCGCCATGCTCCTGCTCGCGCAGGGGCGCGCAGCCGAAGCGCTGGAGCTGTTGGAGCCGCTGCACGCCGACCTCCTCCTGGTCTTTGGGTCGGACGACGAACTGACGGTCGAGATCGCGGAAACCCTCGCTGTCGTACGCCTCGACCTCGACGGCCCCACGAGCGGCTGA
- a CDS encoding ATP-binding protein, with translation MTSNPANNTTTTQLATPTHHFQMRFSSTRRGARLARRLCGERLATWGIAYGSDTHDSLTLITAELCANAVLHGHVSGRDFRVDLTATEGNGEPTTSTTIRIAVTDTRGDRLPAPASRDIDSETTADRPDGRGLLLVAALADRWGCDPRTDGGPGKTVWAQLTVTAHIPAAHISTPVPTSIATPNQPTRHPSAS, from the coding sequence ATGACCAGCAATCCCGCGAACAACACCACAACCACCCAACTCGCCACTCCCACCCACCACTTCCAAATGCGCTTCAGCTCAACCAGGCGCGGCGCCCGCCTCGCCCGCCGCCTCTGTGGGGAGCGCCTCGCGACCTGGGGGATCGCATACGGATCCGACACCCACGACTCCCTCACCCTCATCACGGCCGAGCTGTGTGCCAACGCCGTCCTGCACGGCCACGTCTCCGGCCGGGACTTCCGAGTGGACCTGACGGCGACAGAGGGGAACGGTGAGCCCACCACCTCCACCACCATCCGAATCGCGGTCACCGACACCCGCGGCGACCGCCTCCCAGCACCGGCCAGCCGCGACATCGACTCCGAAACCACGGCCGACCGCCCCGACGGCCGCGGCCTACTCCTCGTCGCGGCACTCGCCGACCGCTGGGGCTGCGACCCCCGTACGGACGGCGGACCCGGCAAGACGGTCTGGGCACAACTCACCGTCACCGCACACATCCCTGCCGCCCACATCTCGACCCCCGTTCCCACCTCCATCGCCACCCCAAACCAGCCAACTCGCCATCCTTCTGCCTCCTAG
- a CDS encoding helix-turn-helix transcriptional regulator — MTTQDEDQGDGERAEVGQRPEDDPGSGVVVAFGRQLKLLRIRAGLDRVAFGKLVGYSPQSIASIEQGRRIPQELFIDKADEVLDAGGVLKALKEEMARAQYPAFFRDMAGLEAKATAVNVYAVYAIPGLLQSEEYARAVFQMQRPLLCEDMVEQRLNARMIRQSIFERDPAPLMSFVIEEAVLRRPIGGQKVMRETLEQILLTGQWRNVEVQVMPTSREDNAALGGPFTLIDTNKGHRIAYAEVQGDSRLYTDVHKVRELEARYGILRSQALSPRESSAFITQLIGET, encoded by the coding sequence ATGACCACTCAGGACGAGGACCAGGGCGACGGCGAGCGGGCCGAGGTGGGGCAGCGGCCGGAGGACGACCCGGGTTCGGGCGTGGTGGTGGCGTTCGGGCGGCAGTTGAAGCTGTTGCGGATTCGGGCGGGGCTGGATCGGGTGGCGTTCGGGAAGCTTGTGGGGTACTCGCCGCAGTCGATCGCATCGATTGAACAGGGGCGACGGATTCCACAGGAACTCTTCATCGACAAGGCGGACGAAGTGCTGGATGCCGGGGGCGTATTGAAGGCCCTCAAGGAGGAGATGGCGCGAGCACAGTATCCGGCGTTCTTCCGAGACATGGCCGGGCTGGAGGCCAAGGCGACGGCGGTGAACGTGTATGCCGTATACGCCATCCCGGGTCTGTTGCAGTCGGAGGAGTATGCGCGGGCGGTGTTCCAGATGCAGCGACCGTTGCTCTGCGAGGACATGGTTGAACAACGCTTGAACGCTCGCATGATCCGTCAGAGCATCTTCGAGCGTGACCCTGCACCTCTGATGAGCTTCGTCATCGAGGAAGCAGTTCTACGCAGGCCAATCGGCGGGCAGAAGGTAATGCGCGAGACACTGGAACAGATCCTGCTTACTGGACAGTGGCGGAACGTAGAAGTTCAGGTCATGCCGACGAGCCGTGAGGACAACGCCGCGCTGGGCGGCCCATTCACCTTGATCGATACGAACAAGGGGCATCGCATCGCCTACGCGGAGGTACAGGGCGACAGCCGCCTCTACACCGACGTACACAAGGTGCGTGAACTCGAAGCACGCTATGGCATCCTCCGATCGCAGGCACTGTCCCCGCGAGAGTCGTCAGCGTTCATCACGCAACTGATCGGAGAAACATGA
- a CDS encoding DUF397 domain-containing protein, with product MIVHRSYVEAVPEKAWFKSSYSTGDGGECVEVAVPEPAWCKSSYSGAEGGQCVEVATTPAAILVRDSKVTTGPVVGIGAAAWVRFVTSLDVGR from the coding sequence ATGATCGTTCACCGAAGCTATGTGGAAGCCGTACCGGAGAAAGCTTGGTTCAAGAGCAGCTACAGCACAGGGGACGGCGGCGAATGCGTCGAGGTCGCAGTCCCGGAACCTGCCTGGTGCAAAAGCAGCTACAGCGGTGCTGAGGGCGGACAATGCGTGGAGGTCGCCACCACCCCCGCCGCCATACTCGTACGCGACTCAAAGGTAACTACGGGTCCCGTGGTGGGAATTGGCGCGGCAGCCTGGGTTCGGTTCGTGACCTCGCTGGACGTCGGCCGCTGA
- a CDS encoding type I restriction endonuclease subunit R: MSPVYDEHAFGTAIVAALRDNGWREANPEDYRPDLGLDTNELFTFIGRTQAEEWYELCGIYGTQEEAQRGFAKRLDRAIADEGVLNVLRNGVKDQGVRLRVAFFKPNLVVDASALDGYKANRLTVVRELPYATKQADWGHRLDLTLFLNGIPVATAELKNPLTGQGAEQAKEQYRTDRDPTELIFTRRVIANFAIDTDLVFVATQLKGRNTRFLPFNTGSNGPGLPGGSGNPAPTAFGKYATSYLWENVWARDNWLDLLQRFAHQQKQKATPGSTTTRTTIFPRYHQWDVVKKLTAHAATHGAGENYLIMASAGSGKSNTIGWLVHRLSDLHADTDPRALDQQALTAGRISPGEPVFDKVIVITDRRNLDAQLRETVGSFSQTEGLVVKIDEKHGAKSEQLARALSRDTGKIVTVTLHTFPALLNYLKRNPTEISGSRFAIVIDEAHSSQSGDAAKGVKAALRGLGLDSDSDDAGAVTTAVNGQLKKQAEERSHADNLSYFAFTATPKAKTLELFGTPATENGKDVYRPFHTYSMRQAIEEGFILDPLRNYVTYNTYWKLVNQNPDEKEVDPSKANSLLARFALTHEHTVSQQAIVIVEHFLAHTRGRLGGRAKSMVVTASRHSAVQMARAIKSYIQDREYDTKYPDLGVLVAFSGALTIDDEETTEPKENGGLSESALPKAFAYVRADDKAVKAGGKGQPEYKILVVAEKYQTGFDQPLLTTMYVNKTLTGIAAVQTLSRLNRTADRKSQADLAVLDFVNDAEDIKEAFRPYFEEATTLPSDPNLLYTAQSRVMSAPVIAEQEMDEFAAAYFAAKEKAAGSQARWEKLHAELYRMLSPAVARFADLIADEDDEDSIAVAEDFRADLNDYVRKYGFLAQIVPYHDPDLERLHLYGRYLLNRLPRRADGGVDIGEVDLSHLRVEKTGEHDVSLNAEGPVELKGFGDGTGGAKEAEKSLLSELIDKFNSKYGTEFTEEDVLPAFNAAKNDPKVRAAAVVNDEENFGVVFDKAFNGYMMDHVSTVDTLGKRYFGADRGFKSNLDRSARRAAWRMIRDEEGLDE; the protein is encoded by the coding sequence ATGAGCCCCGTATACGACGAGCACGCCTTCGGCACCGCCATAGTCGCCGCCCTCCGCGACAACGGCTGGCGCGAGGCCAACCCTGAGGACTACCGACCCGACCTCGGCCTCGACACCAACGAGCTCTTCACCTTCATCGGCCGCACCCAGGCCGAAGAGTGGTACGAACTCTGCGGCATCTACGGCACCCAGGAAGAAGCCCAACGCGGCTTCGCCAAGCGCCTTGACCGTGCCATCGCCGACGAAGGCGTCCTCAACGTCCTCCGCAACGGCGTGAAAGACCAGGGCGTTCGCCTCCGCGTCGCCTTCTTCAAGCCCAACCTCGTCGTAGACGCCTCCGCCCTCGACGGCTACAAGGCCAACCGCCTCACCGTCGTCCGCGAACTCCCTTACGCCACCAAGCAGGCCGACTGGGGCCACCGGCTCGACCTGACCCTGTTCCTCAACGGAATTCCTGTCGCCACAGCCGAGTTGAAGAACCCGCTCACCGGCCAGGGTGCAGAGCAGGCCAAGGAGCAGTACCGCACCGACCGCGACCCCACCGAGCTCATCTTCACCCGCCGGGTTATCGCCAACTTCGCCATAGACACGGACCTGGTCTTCGTCGCGACCCAGCTGAAGGGCCGCAACACCCGCTTCCTCCCCTTCAACACCGGCTCCAACGGCCCCGGCCTGCCCGGCGGTTCGGGCAACCCCGCCCCCACTGCCTTCGGTAAGTACGCCACCAGTTATCTCTGGGAAAACGTCTGGGCCCGCGACAACTGGCTCGACCTCCTCCAGCGCTTCGCCCACCAGCAGAAGCAGAAGGCCACCCCGGGCAGCACCACCACCCGAACCACCATCTTCCCCCGCTACCACCAGTGGGACGTGGTCAAGAAGCTCACCGCCCACGCCGCCACCCACGGCGCCGGCGAGAACTATCTGATCATGGCCTCCGCCGGTTCCGGAAAGTCGAACACCATCGGGTGGCTCGTCCACCGCCTCTCCGACCTCCACGCGGACACCGACCCCCGCGCCCTCGACCAGCAGGCGCTGACCGCAGGCCGCATCAGTCCCGGCGAACCGGTCTTCGACAAGGTCATCGTCATCACCGACCGCCGCAACCTGGACGCCCAACTCCGGGAAACCGTCGGCAGCTTCTCCCAGACCGAGGGCCTGGTCGTCAAGATCGACGAGAAGCACGGCGCCAAGAGCGAACAGCTCGCCCGTGCCCTCTCCCGTGACACCGGCAAGATCGTCACCGTCACCCTGCACACCTTCCCGGCACTGCTCAACTACCTCAAGCGCAACCCCACCGAGATCAGCGGCAGCCGCTTCGCGATCGTCATCGACGAGGCGCACTCCTCCCAGTCCGGTGACGCGGCGAAGGGCGTCAAGGCCGCCTTGCGTGGCCTCGGCCTGGACTCCGACTCGGACGACGCGGGCGCGGTCACGACCGCGGTCAACGGCCAGTTGAAGAAGCAGGCCGAGGAGCGTTCACACGCAGACAACCTCTCCTACTTCGCCTTCACCGCCACCCCCAAGGCCAAGACCCTCGAACTCTTCGGCACCCCAGCCACGGAGAACGGCAAGGACGTCTACCGCCCCTTCCACACCTACTCCATGCGCCAGGCCATCGAGGAGGGCTTCATCCTCGACCCGCTGCGCAACTACGTCACGTACAACACCTACTGGAAGCTGGTGAACCAGAACCCCGACGAGAAGGAGGTGGACCCCTCCAAGGCCAACAGTCTCCTCGCCCGGTTCGCCCTCACTCACGAGCACACCGTCTCCCAGCAGGCCATCGTGATCGTGGAGCACTTCCTCGCCCACACCCGCGGCCGGCTCGGCGGGCGTGCCAAGTCCATGGTGGTCACGGCTTCCCGCCACTCCGCCGTGCAGATGGCCCGCGCCATCAAGAGCTACATCCAGGACCGCGAGTACGACACCAAATACCCGGACCTGGGCGTCCTGGTCGCCTTCTCCGGGGCCCTCACCATCGACGACGAGGAGACCACCGAACCGAAGGAGAACGGCGGCCTCTCCGAGAGTGCGCTGCCCAAGGCTTTCGCGTACGTCCGCGCCGACGACAAGGCGGTGAAGGCAGGAGGCAAGGGCCAGCCCGAGTACAAGATCCTCGTCGTCGCGGAGAAGTACCAGACCGGTTTCGACCAGCCCCTGCTCACGACGATGTACGTGAACAAGACACTGACCGGCATCGCCGCCGTCCAGACCCTCTCCCGCCTCAACCGCACCGCCGACCGCAAGTCCCAGGCAGACCTTGCCGTTCTGGACTTCGTCAACGACGCCGAGGACATCAAGGAGGCGTTCCGCCCGTACTTCGAGGAGGCGACGACGCTTCCCTCGGACCCGAACCTTCTCTACACCGCGCAGAGCCGCGTCATGTCGGCCCCGGTCATCGCGGAACAGGAGATGGACGAGTTCGCGGCGGCCTACTTCGCGGCCAAGGAGAAGGCGGCCGGGTCCCAGGCCAGGTGGGAGAAGCTGCACGCCGAGCTGTATCGGATGCTCTCCCCGGCGGTGGCGCGCTTCGCGGACCTGATCGCCGACGAGGACGACGAGGACAGCATCGCGGTCGCGGAGGACTTCCGCGCCGACCTCAACGACTACGTCCGCAAGTACGGCTTCCTCGCCCAGATCGTGCCGTACCACGACCCCGACCTGGAACGGCTGCACCTCTACGGGCGCTACCTCCTCAACCGCCTCCCTCGCCGCGCCGACGGCGGGGTCGACATCGGCGAGGTGGATCTCAGCCATCTTCGCGTCGAGAAGACCGGCGAGCACGATGTGTCCCTGAACGCTGAGGGTCCGGTCGAGCTGAAGGGCTTCGGCGACGGTACGGGCGGGGCGAAGGAGGCGGAGAAGTCGCTGCTGTCCGAGCTGATCGACAAGTTCAACTCGAAGTACGGCACCGAGTTCACGGAGGAGGACGTCCTCCCCGCCTTCAACGCGGCGAAGAACGACCCGAAGGTCCGCGCCGCGGCCGTCGTCAACGACGAGGAGAACTTCGGCGTCGTCTTCGACAAGGCGTTCAATGGCTACATGATGGATCACGTCTCCACCGTCGACACCCTCGGCAAGCGCTACTTCGGCGCCGACCGCGGCTTCAAGTCCAACCTCGACCGCAGTGCGCGGCGGGCGGCGTGGCGGATGATCCGCGACGAAGAGGGTTTGGACGAGTAG